From a single Cherax quadricarinatus isolate ZL_2023a chromosome 7, ASM3850222v1, whole genome shotgun sequence genomic region:
- the LOC138852338 gene encoding uncharacterized protein → MERLVNRRLVWYLETHNSLSTCQYGFRKGRSTIDPLLRLDTYVRNAFANNHSVIAIFFDLEKAYDTTWRYNILAQAHSLGLRGNLPSFLKNFLTDRHFRVRVNNVLSPDFIQAEGVPQGCVLSTTLFLLAINDLASSLPSNIWSSLYVDDFAIAFLLRLYNLIWSQGVLPQLWKSAIVLPFRKPGTTGHETSHYRPIALTSAVCKVMERLVNRRLVWYLETHNSLSTRQYGFRKGRSTIDPLLRLDTYVRNAFANNHSVIAIFFDLEKAYDTTWRYNILAQVHSLGLRGNLPSFLKNFLTDRHFRVRVNNVLSPDFVQAEGVPQGCVLSTTLFLLAINDLASSLPSNIWSSLYVDDFAIACAGADCHLLTVSLQHAVDRVSNWATTHGFKFSSTKTHQITFTRRSVISDHPLYLYGSRIPERDTVKFLGLLFDRRLSWKPHITSLKATCHSRLNLLKTLAHLSWGADRRTLLHLHSTLILSKLDYGDQIYSAASPATLSSLNPIHHQGLRLCLGAFRSSPVESLYAEANVPSLSDRRDAHCLRYYVRSHDLRNPSIYRMVTDISRHSLFVRRPCLLRPFSLRLHSLLSSLQLPPFYVHVASHFSLPPWEVPAVRVCSFSLPCSKAQLSTVASRSLFLDHFHSHSHAIAVYTDGSKSSDGVGFAAVFPDSVVQGHLLSSASIFTAELYAILTALIRIASMPVSSFVVVSDSLSALQAIQKFDTPHPLVLRIQLWLRRIFTKHKDIVFCWVPGHVDVQGNEQADTAARSAVHDLPVSYRGIPCTDYFAVISSHLHTRWQQRWSTMLGNKLQSIKPSIGYWPSSYHQCRGWETTLSRLRIGHTRLTHGYLMERRLAPLCENCQAPLSVSHILLDCPLYQRARRIYLCRRLRPAALSLPSLLADGPTFHPDSLIDFLTTTDLLHKF, encoded by the exons atggaacgcctagtaaatagacgtttagtgtggtatttagagacacacaacagtctctccacttgtcaatatggctttcgtaagggacgttctaccatagaccccttactacgcttggatacgtatgttcgtaatgcctttgcgaataaccactcagttattgccatattttttgaccttgagaaggcatatgacacaacttggaggtataatattttagcccaagcccactccttaggccttcgaggcaatctaccatccttccttaagaactttttaactgacagacatttccgtgttcgggttaataatgtgctctccccggactttatccaagctgaaggtgtcccccagggatgtgttctgagcacaacactttttctccttgctattaatgatttggcctctagtcttccatcaaatatttggtcatcactctatgttgatgacttcgctattgcat tcctattacgcctttacaatcttatttggtcacaaggagttcttccacagctgtggaaatccgccattgttctccctttccgcaaaccaggcactacgggacatgaaacctcccactatcgtcccattgctcttaccagtgcagtttgcaaagtaatggaacgtctagtaaatagacgtttagtgtggtatttagagacacacaacagtctctccactcgtcaatatggctttcgtaagggacgttctaccatagaccccttactgcgcttggatacgtatgttcgtaatgcctttgcgaataaccactcagttattgccatattttttgaccttgagaaggcatatgacacaacttggaggtataatattttagcccaagtccactccttaggccttcgaggcaatctaccatccttccttaagaactttttaactgacaggcatttccgtgttcgggttaataatgtgctctccccggactttgtccaagctgaaggtgtcccccagggatgtgttctgagcacaacactttttctccttgctattaatgatttggcctctagtcttccatcaaatatttggtcatcactctatgttgatgacttcgctattgcctgtgcaggcgctgactgtcacctccttacagtttctctccagcatgcagtcgaccgtgtttccaattgggccaccacacatgggtttaaattttccagcactaaaacccaccaaatcactttcactagacgctctgtcatctctgatcatcctttgtacctctatggctcacgtatccctgaacgtgatacagtcaagtttctgggcctcctctttgatcgtaggttatcctggaaacctcacattacctctctgaaggcaacttgtcacagccggctgaaccttcttaaaacccttgctcatctttcgtggggagctgatcgtcgaaccctccttcacctacattccacccttattttatcgaaacttgattatggtgaccagatctattcagcggcatctcctgctactctctctagccttaaccccattcatcaccaaggattacgtttatgccttggtgcttttcgctcttcccctgtcgaaagcctctatgcagaagcgaacgttccatccttatccgatcgccgtgatgcccattgcctgcgctactatgtacgctctcatgatctccgcaatccttccatttatagaatggtcactgatattagtagacattctttatttgttcgccgcccctgcttactccgtcccttctctcttcgccttcattcgctcttgtcttctcttcaactaccacctttctatgtacatgtagcatctcacttttccctacccccctgggaagttccagctgttcgagtctgttctttctccctcccttgctcgaaagcccaactgtctacggtcgcttcccgctctctttttcttgaccactttcactctcattctcatgccattgctgtgtacacagatggctctaagtcttctgacggcgtaggattcgcagcagtgtttccggacagcgtcgtacaagggcatttactatcttcagctagtatttttactgctgaattatatgccatccttacagcacttatccgtattgcatctatgcctgtgtcatcatttgtggttgtctcagactcccttagtgctttacaggctatacaaaaatttgatacacctcaccccttagtcctccgtatccaactttggctacgccgcatctttactaagcataaagatattgttttttgttgggtccctggtcatgttgacgtacagggcaatgaacaggcagacactgctgcgcggtcagcagtacatgacctaccagtttcttatagaggtattccatgtacggactattttgctgtaatatcttcccaccttcacacccgttggcaacaacgttggtctactatgctcggcaacaaacttcagtctattaaaccgagtataggttactggccgtcttcttatcaccagtgtcgaggttgggagactactctctcccgtcttcgcattggccatactcgtcttactcatggatatctcatggagaggcgtcttgctcctctctgtgagaattgccaagctccattatcagtcagccacattctgttggactgcccactttatcaacgagcacgcagaatttacctctgtcgtcgtcttcgccccgctgctctctctttaccttcccttctcgctgatggacccacctttcatccggactctctcattgactttttgacaacgactgacttacttcacaaattctga